The following are encoded in a window of Kogia breviceps isolate mKogBre1 chromosome 12, mKogBre1 haplotype 1, whole genome shotgun sequence genomic DNA:
- the CSNK1E gene encoding casein kinase I isoform X3, giving the protein MELRVGNKYRLGRKIGSGSFGDIYLGANIASGEEVAIKLECVKTKHPQLHIESKFYKMMQGGVGIPSIKWCGAEGDYNVMVMELLGPSLEDLFNFCSRKFSLKTVLLLADQMISRIEYIHSKNFIHRDVKPDNFLMGLGKKGNLVYIIDFGLAKKYRDARTHQHIPYRENKNLTGTARYASINTHLGIEQSRRDDLESLGYVLMYFNLGSLPWQGLKAATKRQKYERISEKKMSTPIEVLCKGYPSEFSTYLNFCRSLRFDDKPDYSYLRQLFRNLFHRQGFSYDYVFDWNMLKFGASSSQAQPRDSDAIALPRPRPCACARSMYPPTYW; this is encoded by the exons ATGGAGCTACGTGTGGGGAACAAGTACCGCCTGGGCCGGAAGATCGGGAGCGGGTCCTTCGGAGATATCTACCTAG GTGCCAACATCGCCTCTGGTGAAGAAGTTGCCATCAAGCTTGAGTGTGTGAAAACGAAGCACCCCCAGCTGCACATCGAGAGCAAGTTCTACAAGATGATGCAGGGGGGAG TGGGAATCCCGTCCATCAAGTGGTGCGGAGCCGAGGGTGACTACAACGTGATGGTCATGGAGCTGCTGGGGCCCAGCCTCGAGGACCTCTTCAACTTCTGCTCCCGCAAGTTCAGCCTCAAGACGGTGCTGCTCCTGGCCGACCAGATG atcAGCCGCATTGAGTACATCCACTCCAAGAACTTCATACACCGGGACGTCAAGCCCGACAACTTCCTCATGGGGCTGGGGAAGAAGGGCAACCTGGTGTACATCATTGACTTCGGCCTGGCCAAGAAGTACCGGGACGCCCGCACCCACCAGCACATCCCCTACCGGGAAAACAAGAACCTGACTGGCACTGCCCGCTACGCCTCCATCAACACTCACCTGGGCATCG AGCAAAGCCGTCGAGATGACCTGGAGAGTCTGGGCTACGTGCTCATGTACTtcaacctgggctccctgccctgGCAGGGCCTCAAAGCGGCCACCAAGCGCCAGAAGTACGAGCGGATCAGCGAGAAGAAGATGTCGACGCCCATTGAGGTCCTCTGCAAAGGCTACCCCT CTGAGTTCTCAACATACCTCAACTTCTGCCGTTCGCTGCGGTTCGACGACAAGCCCGACTACTCCTACCTGCGCCAGCTCTTCCGCAACCTCTTCCACCGTCAGGGCTTCTCCTATGACTATGTCTTCGACTGGAACATGCTCAAATTC GGGGCTTCCTCGAGCCAGGCTCAGCCCCGTGACAGCGACGCTATTGCActg
- the CSNK1E gene encoding casein kinase I isoform X4, with the protein MELRVGNKYRLGRKIGSGSFGDIYLGANIASGEEVAIKLECVKTKHPQLHIESKFYKMMQGGVGIPSIKWCGAEGDYNVMVMELLGPSLEDLFNFCSRKFSLKTVLLLADQMISRIEYIHSKNFIHRDVKPDNFLMGLGKKGNLVYIIDFGLAKKYRDARTHQHIPYRENKNLTGTARYASINTHLGIEQSRRDDLESLGYVLMYFNLGSLPWQGLKAATKRQKYERISEKKMSTPIEVLCKGYPSEFSTYLNFCRSLRFDDKPDYSYLRQLFRNLFHRQGFSYDYVFDWNMLKFVPGTPGHPRPSR; encoded by the exons ATGGAGCTACGTGTGGGGAACAAGTACCGCCTGGGCCGGAAGATCGGGAGCGGGTCCTTCGGAGATATCTACCTAG GTGCCAACATCGCCTCTGGTGAAGAAGTTGCCATCAAGCTTGAGTGTGTGAAAACGAAGCACCCCCAGCTGCACATCGAGAGCAAGTTCTACAAGATGATGCAGGGGGGAG TGGGAATCCCGTCCATCAAGTGGTGCGGAGCCGAGGGTGACTACAACGTGATGGTCATGGAGCTGCTGGGGCCCAGCCTCGAGGACCTCTTCAACTTCTGCTCCCGCAAGTTCAGCCTCAAGACGGTGCTGCTCCTGGCCGACCAGATG atcAGCCGCATTGAGTACATCCACTCCAAGAACTTCATACACCGGGACGTCAAGCCCGACAACTTCCTCATGGGGCTGGGGAAGAAGGGCAACCTGGTGTACATCATTGACTTCGGCCTGGCCAAGAAGTACCGGGACGCCCGCACCCACCAGCACATCCCCTACCGGGAAAACAAGAACCTGACTGGCACTGCCCGCTACGCCTCCATCAACACTCACCTGGGCATCG AGCAAAGCCGTCGAGATGACCTGGAGAGTCTGGGCTACGTGCTCATGTACTtcaacctgggctccctgccctgGCAGGGCCTCAAAGCGGCCACCAAGCGCCAGAAGTACGAGCGGATCAGCGAGAAGAAGATGTCGACGCCCATTGAGGTCCTCTGCAAAGGCTACCCCT CTGAGTTCTCAACATACCTCAACTTCTGCCGTTCGCTGCGGTTCGACGACAAGCCCGACTACTCCTACCTGCGCCAGCTCTTCCGCAACCTCTTCCACCGTCAGGGCTTCTCCTATGACTATGTCTTCGACTGGAACATGCTCAAATTC